Below is a genomic region from Bacillus mycoides.
GCCCAATTAAATCTGCAGCGAGTACTAGAATTGCACCGATAATCGCCGCAACTGGGAGCAATGCACCGTAGAAAGAACCAACTAATCTTCGCGAAATATGAGGTGCCATTAAACCAACAAATCCAATTCCTCCTGCAAAGGCAACTGCCCCGCCAATTAAAGCTGTACTAAGTAACAACATAAATACACGCGACTTCGTTAAAGGAACACCAAGTCCCACTGCTATATCATCCCCTAGCTCTTGTGCATTTAAATGTCTCGCAGCGATAAATGATATTGTCGTTAAAATGAGAACCCACGGCGCAAGTACCATAACATTTTGCCACGAAGAGCCATAAACAGTACCTGTGATCCATACATTCGCTTGACTTGCTTGATAAATTGGTGCTAACAACATAAATAAAGTTGTTGCTGCTTTCGTTAATGCCCAAAATCCAACACCAATTAAAACAAGACTAATCGGTGATAATCCATCATTTTTCCAGGCAAATAAATATACAAAAAACGCTACAATTGTTGCCCCAGCAAAAGCTGCTAGCGGCATATAATGAATGCTTACTGTTAACGCATTGTTTTTATCACTAAATATAGCTAAAAAGAGTACAACTGCAACACTTGCCCCGCCCGTAATTCCGATGATATCAGGAGAAGCAAGTGGGTTTCGAACGAGCCCTTGTAAAATACAGCCCGCTACCGCAAGCGCAATTCCTACGAGGATAGCAATTAAAATACGCGGCATACGAAATTTATTTACAACCATATTTGACATCGCATCACCATTTCCGGTAATCGCTTGCCATACATCATAAGGAGCAATTTTCATATCCCCCATACCTGCACTCGCAAAAAATAATCCTATTAAAACAACTAGTAAACTCAATAAGACGAGACAAGCTCGTTTATACATTAAAAACGAGAGCTCGCCTTTTCCAATACGAAACGGAATATACTTCTTCATTTGCTAAGCCCTCTCTTACGTGCAATATAAATAAAGAATGGGGCCCCGATAAATGCTGTCATAACCCCTACTGGTACTTCTTGTGGCATAATGACATATCTTGCTGCTATATCAGCCAAGATTAATAGTATTGCACCTAACAATCCGCTATAGGGTACTCTCCATCTGTGATCTACCCCAACAAGAGCTCTTGCGAAATGAGGAGTAACGATGCCAATAAATCCAATTGGACCAGCAACCGCAACTGAACCACCAGACAACAGTACAATAATAAGTAACACGAATGATTTCATTAAAATCGTTCGTTGTCCGAGCCCCTTTGCAACATCTTCCCCCATCATTAATGTATTTACTTTCCCTGCCATCATAAAAGATGCAATCCAGCCTATTAATAAATACGGGAATACTGATTGTAAAATCTCTAACTTTCTTCCTTGCACAGATCCGGCAAGCCAAAATAACACTTCTTCAAATGCTTTTTCATTTAATACAAGTAACCCTTGTGTTAATGATGAAAATAAAGCGCTTATCGCTACACCTGCTAATGTTAACTTAAGAGGCGTTGTCCCTTCTTTTCCTAAAGAACTAGAGGCAAATACAAGTACTGCTGCAACTGCCGCTCCTAAAAAGGCAATCCATGTGAAAGCTGATAATGATGTCACGGAAAAGAGTACAATTGCTACAACTATAAAGAACGCAGCGCCTGAATTTAATCCAATAAAATCTGGAGAAGCAAGCGGA
It encodes:
- a CDS encoding FecCD family ABC transporter permease, whose product is MKKYIPFRIGKGELSFLMYKRACLVLLSLLVVLIGLFFASAGMGDMKIAPYDVWQAITGNGDAMSNMVVNKFRMPRILIAILVGIALAVAGCILQGLVRNPLASPDIIGITGGASVAVVLFLAIFSDKNNALTVSIHYMPLAAFAGATIVAFFVYLFAWKNDGLSPISLVLIGVGFWALTKAATTLFMLLAPIYQASQANVWITGTVYGSSWQNVMVLAPWVLILTTISFIAARHLNAQELGDDIAVGLGVPLTKSRVFMLLLSTALIGGAVAFAGGIGFVGLMAPHISRRLVGSFYGALLPVAAIIGAILVLAADLIGRTVFTPLEIPAGVFTSAIGAPYFIYLLYKSRNS
- a CDS encoding FecCD family ABC transporter permease; protein product: MLLKTNQAKWIGLLVGIIAVVICIWGSIIFGYTNTSWKLALDAFFHFNGSNEHIIIQNVRLPRALIAASVGASLAIAGCLMQTLTKNPLASPDFIGLNSGAAFFIVVAIVLFSVTSLSAFTWIAFLGAAVAAVLVFASSSLGKEGTTPLKLTLAGVAISALFSSLTQGLLVLNEKAFEEVLFWLAGSVQGRKLEILQSVFPYLLIGWIASFMMAGKVNTLMMGEDVAKGLGQRTILMKSFVLLIIVLLSGGSVAVAGPIGFIGIVTPHFARALVGVDHRWRVPYSGLLGAILLILADIAARYVIMPQEVPVGVMTAFIGAPFFIYIARKRGLSK